Genomic window (Culex pipiens pallens isolate TS chromosome 3, TS_CPP_V2, whole genome shotgun sequence):
aaaatattgaaattctaaaaatccaaACATTGTTAAGtatcttaaaactcttaaaatttctttattcgaaaattctatttttttaaattcttagttttattttaataagttaaatatcataaatataaaattcttaaaaaaaattcctcaAATACCGAAAAATCATATAATtcccaaaattcttcaaatttatatatttcttaaaaaaattaaaaaaatatatatttttttaaattctgaagtTTGTGTTTTAAAGACCCaataaacaaaacttttaattcttacatacataaaaatttttgaaaccgcATTGAAATaaacacctaaaaaaataagatttggcTTATTGGACCTTCTTGAATTACTTAAAACTCTTAATAATCTTaatatttaagatatttttggaactctcaatttttttttatttttgaaataaaaactgttaatttataattataattcttaaaaaataacattcttcgaaaaattcttgaaaaatcttatatttgtaatatttttaaaatttataatttattttgtaatattcttaaaatttataaattttcagaatttaagattgtcaaaataattttttttttaatatttttgaaataaaataaaataattaaacctATAAAAACTCtcgttattttaaatttcctaaaattttcaaaaatcttcagattttagatgttttgaaattcttcaaattcctgAAGTTCTTATAATTCTTGAAATtactaaaattctttttcataaaattctttttcCAATCTCTCAATTTTctgaaattccacaaaaaaaaatcagattttttaaattgcattggTTTTAAGTTTTacacttttaatttaattttttttttaattctgaaaatgttggttctaaaatttaaaatactctCAAAATTACAAATTCTTTATTTCGAAAGTCTAAGCttaaaatggtatttttttaaggattttagatatattttttaaaagaaagttGCTTTCGTCTTTGCCCCTAGCAGTGGAGAAGCCCTTAGTTAGGTTGAACAGTTTCTTTTATTTTAcagttgaaaattattgaattatcaaattaaaaataaatgatttaattGAGGGCAAATCGGCTGTTGCTTCTGAAAAAGGTTGTTGCAAAGTTCGCTCACTAGTAAAAAAGAGAAATTAGATCGGAACTCAATGGGTAGGTACAAGTTCAAATTCCGTAGTTAGCTTCGGTAGATCgttttcatttttgttgaaatagtagagttttgcttttttattatttacttcCGGGGTTCCGCCTGACGTTCGTGTCCGTGTTCCGCTTCCGCCGTCAGTTTCGTCGAGTCCGATTTCCGATTGCAGCCTGGCGCGCCCCTGTCTGACGCACTTTTTTCCACTTCTTTCTTCCCTTTGCATATTCGTCCCCCaccaccaacacacacacattcacgcCCATGGTCAGCCGGCAACCGCGCTCGCTGCATCCGTTTCGTTGGCCAGCAGCACGACCCACACGGCCATCAGTGGTGGTCCGTCGGCCACGGCCCTGGCCGCCACAAACGGCACCGATTCGGGCGAGCCGGGCAAACCTTCATCGTCGGCGTCGGCGGCGGCCGCAACCGCTGAAGCTGATTCCGCTGGGGTCGATTCGGGCGAAGTGACTGGCGAGGCCGGTGGTCCGGTCACCAACGGCAATGGCGTTCCGTCGTCGGCGGCCCCGACCTCGCTCAATTGTTCCGGGTGCGGCGTGACCTGCAGCGAACTGAACGCCACTCCCCAGGGGAACCTGTGCGGCAGTTGCTACCATCACTGGAGGTAGAggaaaattatttcatttttaatctatcgaacaacaaaattcaaaactttcgtttcaaagaaatcaaaaatcaatatgcTTTAGTTTTTGCACCGCGTTTTGcacagttttgaatttttaaaacttttcactcacgcaaaaaaaagcaaatttgtcTCGTCCACACCCaaatcgaaacaaaaaaaaaatgaaataatttttctctctTTGTCTCTTCCCATTCTCTCTCCCACACACCATTTCCGGTTTTTTTTAGACGAACGGGCGTGTTGCGTCCCACATCCGGTCCGACCTTTATGAACAAACGCGCGCGCAATTCCGCCCTGCTCGGCAAATCCGGCGACAGCCACAAGCGTAGGCCCCCGAGGGGGATGTACATAAATCACGACGACATTGTCAAGCTGGCCGATTCGGCCCAGAGCGGAGCAGGAGGCGCGGGCGCTGCGATCGGAACCGGAACGGGCGTCGGTTCGACACCGGACACGACGAACCTCAGCGTCGATCTGCTGGCCGGGATGGATAGGGAAATTGTTTCGCTGTGGAGTCAGATTCAGCTCAACAAGCAGGCGGTCAGCAAGCTGAAGGCCACCATCGAAGACACGTCCGCGGTCATCCACCCGGCGGAGGTCCAGGTGGTGCGCTTCACGTCCCGCTGGAACAATGAGGAGCTTCTGTTGGCGGTGCAGGGCGTTCGGAAGTTTGGTCGGAACTTTCAGGTAACACTTGTGGTCCTCCTCTGGCGATGATTCCCTGGTCGACGGTTCTGTTGATTTGTTGGAAAGTTGTTCTCGGAATTGTGGGACGAACCGGTTGCATGTTGTAGATttgtattttgaacatttttaactttttgttaagtAATTAGCCTACTTATATTTTATGCCATCCGATACGAATTATAGAACTAATACTTAAAAATTCCATGCGGCTCATTGTGAAACTtctgaatattaaaattttaagtaacCGTTATATTTTCAGCGAtgtcatgaaaaatattttaacttcTGTTAGTTTATGAgaacaccatgcgtctccatactAGAAAATGattatttctcaatatttagccaATAATAGTGGAGACGGCTGGTACTTGATTTGATAGCTGCTTCAAATGTTGATCAATATtctctttttatttttgctttaatttaattttatttattttcaaacgttTTGGGCACTAGAAATTGTATTATATTTTCTGcaacttatttttgtttttgttttaatgaaaatactaaaatttacagCATATTGATACTTGAACTCAAACctgaagcaaaattttgacattttgaaaattgtaaagattatattttttcaaataattattatttgattatttctttaaactcacaaaaattataaaaataacaaatcaaAAGTTTATTTATACCGTTACCGTTGTAAACTAAATTTATCTGGCCCAATCTCACTCCCCAGATGCAATGCCACCCCTGCTGTCACATTTTTTCGACATAACTTCTAAAAGACTGCAGTAAAAAAAGAGTGTAATCAGCTCTTCCTTAATTCTCTTTAACTAAACTTGCCTTAAACTGCTTCTCAAGGTATAGATTTTTGAACAGTTACCTAACATTGTTTTATGAACACCCctaaaatttgcatggaaacaTGTATGGAAAATGGATGATGAAAAATTGCATCTGAAACTGTCAAAGGTTATTAGGCTTTTTTCTAGTTTGCAAACAAAGATTCCTGCAATGGAATATCACCTTAAAAGTTAGAATGGTGATGAAACAAGAACTAAAATATCAAAACTGGCACCAAGACTGTAAGTATTTTCGTCCTAGTCTCTTATTGGATCCTCACTGCAACTACTTTCGAACaaagcatttttatttatttattttttttttttgaaaaaaaaaactatttgtttgAGCCTTAAAATAAGCCTCTTTCGAcacattttagttaattttagttaccaACTAAAAACATAAGATCCggggcttcaaaaaagtacataagtaGTCAATACTTGAGACAAGGTTGCTAGATCGTCAAACTTTTAGACTAGGATAATGATTATTGCACtcgatcgagaaattacgattaAAATCTGTAATTGATTTTTGTAAACGTTTtattcaaacgaaaaaaaaagaaaataaatttaaaacataagaagtttagaaaaaaatgaacttaaaatatttttaaaagtaaaaattcaGCAGAACTCGGAaagagtcgagggacaaaacttagaaaaatatttgcatttaaataaaatacctctcacattttttttccacaataatctaacacaaacgcagccagtgcgacgaaagcatgctggaaagtgtTGTGATTATATTACGCCCCAagtacttttcttgtcaataaataattgcagtacgtacgagaacacccgaaaatgcattaaacaaattaaagcagccagccctactgcgttgcgtttagcgcagagaggattctgaaaacggatcacatttcctagaatcaacaggggaggaagggtgcgtggacataccgtaccaaattCTCCGGTCGTCTTACATTTCttcttattttaataaaaaaaatttactcaccgattttttgttttttttttttgctgaaatttagttttactgaatttttatctactgaaatttcagtaagcgattcagtaatttagattttactgaattctcagttaactgatatttgtcactttggcagatgatttactgaaatttcagtaaaatggttgtcaaaacaactgaaatttcagttgaagGAATCGTCaaattattttactgaaaattcagtaattttcttgtggcagtttgacagatcatttgctgaagattcagcaatcattgctggtatttcagttatcaaaatttgattttggttgtcattaaaatactgttattaattcatttatttcatcaatcgtccaaacctaaaaaacaggtggttagcatcgaggcatttttttaataacatttttcttacctttgtttctaaagatcataatacaaaattaaaaaaaaaaaaacaacatatttaAAAGAGGATTTTCTTtcggcagcatccaaacaaAAAGTCAGAAGTGACATTTCAATTTGACAGATATgcagttactgatttttcagtaatgtttttgtttattaccgaatttcagcaaatgtgatgattactgaatcgcatttagttatttattttactgaaatggcaaCCCAAAATTTGCTGTGTATAGTCATAAAAAAATGCGGGGTTCCTCGGCCggaataattagacccgtatttttttattgtttagccattagggtggcttcaaccgattttagctgtcttggataAAAATTAAAGGTAATTAGATttgcttttaaggaaaaatagtttgaagtttcgaaaatctatcctgacatttgaaaaaggtcgtatgaagaTATAAAATGCTGCTTTGAAGGTCTCGGAAGCTTATatctgataatatttttatcggattcctctgaaaatttcacataacatataaaaaaattttttttggggttttcgacgcgccgcgcgcataAACGGCATGATGACGATAAcggtaaaaatcaacttttttcacttaaattgtgtcgttgcaacaaatttctgaggattgTTACCATTCGAGCATTCCCGAGCTATATTACCCTGATTAAAGCGGCcaagcctactgcgttgcattaaccgcagagaggattatGTGAACGGGTCACGTATCACAAAATTTACAGGGAAGGAAGGatacgtggacataccgtacctaCAACCACACAAATGTACAAAGCCACGTTTGTTGTCAATTCGTTAAtgttttcaacaagaaagaagTTAACATTAAATTTTGGTTAGCAATAGGTTCCCACAATTCCACTCGAGCTCAATCCAACAAACAATAGAGCAACAGGGTTTGGTTAGGTCCTCGTTTTTCTCTGTAACTCATTGGGTTGTGCCCCAGGCGATTGCCGACACGATAGGCACGAAAACGGAAGCCCAGCTGCGCACGTTCTACGTCAACTATCGGCGCAAGTACAACCTGGACAGCGTCCTGAAGGACTACGAAGAGGAGCAAAAGTTGTTGCTGCAGGAGCAGTTGAACATCACCAACAATAACAACAGCAAGGAGGACGACTCGACGACGAGTGTGAGCGAGCTGGAGAGCGCAGCGGACACGAACTCGATCGCCGGGGAGAGGCTGCTGGAGTTGGGGAAGAAGCCGGGAGAGCAAGATATTATGGAGGTAATTTCGAGGGAGTCGTGAGTGTGTGCGTGGGAAGAATGTTTGAGGAAACTGGCTTTACAACTCACTAACACTAACAAGCTGGGACGAGGACTCGCAAAACTAACTGATCGTGTCGATCTTCCAGATTGATCTCGACGATGAGATGGTGAATGGGAAAAAGGCCGCCGAAACGGGAGAAGTTGGTGGAACTGCGTCGACGTCTGCCCTGCCCACGGGATCAGCGACGGGTGCAGGAAGTACTGCTGCCGCCGCCACTGTTCCACCCGCTGCCGATGGGACGGCCATGGAGGTGGACGATCCGGTTCCGGACGCTAGTGCGAAGTTGTccgaaagcagcagcagcagcacgatCGTCATCAAGTAACTTCTTTTTGCCCCATTTATTCGTCATTTCTCGTTTTATTTAGGACAGAAGATGTCTTTTACTTTATTCTAACTCTATGCTTTATCAATGCACCGTTGGCCGTTCCGTCACGACCGCGAGGTGACCAATAGCAGTATAGAAACTCGTATTAATTTTAAACGTTCTCCGTAGTCTTCACTCTACCGAGCATTTTGGGTAAAGATAGGTTATTGTGGcaaggcacacacacacacaagactATTATATATTTAACGAAaatgcgcaaaaaaaaatcgtgttgtcGTGTTTGTCCATGTGAAATTTGATCATACATACATTAAGCATATCTTATTTAATATAGACCCACGTCAACCAAATACGGGCCTGATTTCAGTCTTTCTTCGTTTATACTAATGTAATCACtataaaattcaaatcatgTTTAGCTAGGAAAGTTTTTGCAAAAGTCGCCTCTAGCTGCAAAACTCAGCTTACAATGCGCCCTTAACATTGCAGGTAAAAAAATAGTGAACATAGAAAAAACGCTGCAAAAATCACGTTACAAACAATAGACGCGTCGTCATTAGGGGAATGATAAATAGTATTTAAAAACAGTGAATGCTGAAATGCAGCAAAAATCCGTTGATTGAAAGAACGATAGAGAAAGAAAAATCACCCAAACAAACACCCAGCACATCTAagattcataatttaaaaaatataaaaaagccgTATTAAACAAGTCCAAACTCAAATCCAACGCTCATTTGAAAGAAATCCTTGTGCCAAAGTCGCACGTCAAATGCGCCAACCGTGGTGGTAATCACACCAGCAATTACCATGTCGCACGTAAGTCCGCAGCAAGCGAAGGAAGGAAGCAGCAAAAAGAAGTCAATAATTCCTGGCTCTCGGGGAGCTGTTGATAAAGCACCTTCTACAATGTTGTTTTacgtgccattccaaaaaatcaagcttggcactcattttgaaaaaataactggTAGAGTCGtctttttctttatttagaactgaatttattttatttttaaccaaCATAATAgcgttgaaattgaaaaaaaaaatcaaaaatattcccGGAGAAAGCACAGTGTCAAACATACAACGTGATTTGTGCATTTTAGACCAGTTTGAGGACGCTGTACTGTATCTTATGACAAGGAGCATTCTTCGCGAATGttaaagagaattttctaaatttttatgttaaaaaattttcaatttcaattttttttattgaggccgttccaaatattttcaaaatttggtccGAAAAATTTGGTCCAAATCCCTGCTCGCTTGCCTCCCTGCCTGAGTCGGTCGCGCAAAACTGTCATTTTCAGAAGCTAATaactttccacaaaaaaaacctaaaaatctggtttcttctggaaagttgttcaaatttaatGAAGATCCTACATCTTAGAACTGATAAACATTGGACGACTATTGCGTCCTCCAcgggtaaaaaactgaaacagttgcttttctccataatagaggtgggcaaaaaaagagcgaaccgttcaaagagccggttcactgaaaagattgaacgaaccatggctcacaaaaaaagaaccgcggttctttttcaaaatccggtcttttgaaagaaccggctcaagatggaatgatttttgttataaatataaattattgaatttcaaaaaaaaaaaaatagtattaaatttgtttttgagaattgaaattgctatttaaaaaattgtaatgcttataaaaattattcccaaaagtatataaatcattttctaaagaaaatgaagtaaacttttcattgtacaactgcttgtacattaaagtaataccagaatacaaatttgagcatttcaaatagcataatttttcaaatattatcaaaaatctactgaatatttgagaaatttcgggaaaaaataatcattttgtccgattaaacgtTAGCGTTTAAAGAACTTATccattaaatcagaatgtagagaaGAGTTCACATAATATTAGCATTAGTCtttcagaaataaacgcaattttaaaatcaatagcaatttttccagcatcctacatttcagtttggatgccattcaattgctcgaatttttagttttgaatagaaatcttgacatagagaccaccaagacctatggttttcaagggcatcttctcgttttcagatttatttattttattcatcaaatatggccgttacaaacatttttcttttttcattaaaatgtttataccatggcttgttatttttttttgctactttGGCCAGAATTGAGGAACATAATTAACTTCGGAAAATATTTGGTACGgcctaatttataaaaatccaatgtgaaataacttataaaatcacacgattcttgaaaaaccccatttcatccaaattttgaaaaagagcgaaagaaccgttcaaaagagcggctctttttaaaaaGCGAACGAAaaagagcggctcctaaaaaagaacggttttgcccacctctactccatacattttggcgatttttcccatacaaacaccaagatggtcagaatgagctcaaatttggaacttAGCCTAGTggtgggtcaatctttgatttcagggggtagtcCCGAGAAAGTCCGGATTTAGACCACCCTTACGTACAGTATCGCAAAAACTGTCGTCAATACTTAggcattttggaaactaataattgcaaaacaactggacaggtgtaaaatgcatttttaaaacacttttttcattcagatgTTAAAACTGTTTCTCGTGAATTCAATTATaaactttgttattattttattttattattattgaatattattttattattattgaatatttgatatcagtattgattttttcgaaaaatcgaaatactggtcgcaaaaaattttcaacttgattTGTCGATGTAAAGTCGAATttgcaataaataaaaactgaagtggaattttgatgaagtgcTTATCAAAATTCCactaaaagtactttttgattgtaaaatcgattttacatcgacaaatgaagttgaaaattgtttgcgagtagcagcgatggaataatcatcatcaaaagaaaatctttcgatgttcatcaagagaaaaaatccgcagGGAGCAtgactctcctctctcgcgcacgaaagatcggtaaaaggaatctagaAAGATCAGCCGAACATCTTTTtcacatctttttcactactacacctGCAATTCTAACGTCACGTCTAACGTgtgtaaacaaaatgaaatcaacaatttcaagtgggaaattcacaaaaaatcatcagcagattgattttcttttagaatttcgggagcgactttcttttgcgtgattcgcctcctctctctttcgcgggtgaacaaagttcgcaagcgaaatttatttttttgcgattattccatccctggcaaccagtatttcgatttgaaaaaaaaaatcagtattgattcaaaaattcataactcggtcaaagattttttgcccattctgtaattttctgaaaattggcatttgatgtcccctacaacacatcagaaaaaatcaagtttcagaGACAAaacgtgaaattaaaaatcaccaaatgttttttaccgtgcatatttttttagtgtagtccttatccatacctacaactttgccgaagacaccaaatcgataaaaaaaatccttcaaaagatgcagcttttgatttttcataaatcattttggtatggacagctgccaaatttgtatggcaaattatatggaaaaaactaatgatgaaaaatggcctctttgggcataccacaagcaccaaaaaaatttcagccggattaaaaaatacaaaaaaaataaataaaaaagatcgatttcgtagagaattgctctcgtGTTTTTCAGAAactcttaaaaattaaatttaaaaattctcaagttcaaataaagaaaaaataaaataaaatctggattcattataataaaaaaataatttaaacttataaaaagaataaaaactaaaaaaaatattctccaattttaatttaaactacaaaatataaaaaagcagaaattcaagaaaacatcgggttcttaaataaaaaattatatattcatacctttttttgaaatatatataCATTAGAAACccatagatttttttgaaaaagtaatctagaattcaaaattttccaaattttgaaactgaaaaataaaaaaattaaactttaaatattaaaaaatcgaaattttcaatttttaaagattaaaaaaaattaaaaaaataatcagcaaAAACAGAAATTAGGAATtctaaatattcttaaaatcctaaaaatctaaaatttctttaaaagcaGATACAGTCCACACTTGATTatccaaaaacttcaaaagataagaaaagcataaggaaataaaaaaataaatacgaaAGCATTGTTTTGTTcatgactcgattatccgaagtcccatacaaaccttctgatattcgagtctggactgtaatgcaacattaataaattaatagcAGGTATGTAATCATTcatcaataaaacaaaattggtCAATAAAGAAATTCTTACAAATAGCGCGAGAGTACCCCGCTTAATCGCTCTCCTTTCCTCTCCTATTGGCGGCGACTCCCTCCATCGAGATAGTATACAACAAATCGACACGCGCGCGCAAAACACAGGAGAGGACACAGTCGTTCCGTTGCGCCCTAATCGATCAGAACTAGAAAGTGTGAAACTCTTCCGTTAAtcgtgtttttatttaaaatgttgaacCTGTTGCGTCTTTTTAAGCCACTCGCGGCAACCGGAAATAGAAAGGTGTTCGCGCTCTCAAGAAGTGGCGTTCTGCGTGGGAGGACCTTCAGTAGTAATGCGCGCCCAGCCGAGTTTGAACGCAACGTGGTCGAGTCCCATTACGGCCCGATGGACATCCCGAAAGTGTCCCTTCCGGAGTACATCTTTTCGCCGGATATCGCCCAAGCCGCGGACAAACCGGCACTAGTGAGTTGGCCCAGTTATTGGTGGTAGCACAACTAATCACCAATCTACGCGCGTAGTCTTATCTAGTTTTTAAAAACAGCCGAAAATAAGCCACTTTAGAGGGAACTTTGAATTGCCTGACCATGGTCTAGTAGGCTGGTCAGCAGCAGACCGATTGATAAGGCGCGCTTGTTTTGCCTTTTTGAACCGCTGTAAACATCAATACGGCGACGACGAATGCACTTTGATCGTGACTTTCGAACGGATCGGAAACGAAGATGACGATGCGCCCGGTGACCATTGTTCGGTACCGTCACGCGGTGGGAGATCACCATTTGCATAAGATACTTTTAAGTGGAAATCAATTTGCCAACGTCAACCACGTTCAACGGTTCAGTTTACATTGTACGACCATCTATAGAAACTCGCAGCACAGCTGAGATTGCGATCGATCGAATACCTTGTGTACATCGAAGGCAATGAGCAACTAGCACATAGATTAGGTCCTGAACAAATGGATTTCCAACTGGAATTAGATTCTCGCTTACATTGTATCTTAAAAAAGTGAACTTTGTGACTTTCttcccaaaaattaaaaaggtgTCAGCCCACAAAAACAGCGAGTGCGAAATGTAATCAAGGTCTGCAGACATGGTTCAGAGACAAGTAGGCGTGATCACGCCAAGAATTACTGTTAAATTTGAGTTCGATGTTTCTGTTTGCTTGACATGCCAAAAGATTGCGCTAGTTGTCAATAAACTTTGtacaattttgatgttttatcAACTGATTCATGGCTATTTGTCTATTCTCTAACCCTTAGTGATTGCAACAGTATGCTCTGGTCGTTGTGAATTGAAGTCAAATTATTTATATATTCTCACCTGTTTAATCGTGAATTATTCCGAATTTTGAAGCCGCAAAAATACTAGTTTTATTGTGtcacaaaaaaaggaaaacagtCCACTTGGTTATCTTAAAGTCTTCAATAAAATTGAGATTATCAAACCATGtagaaaataaagttttttttttaattttcttatttttaaaatcgtatTTGACTGCAGCGAGCCAagaatttcaagtgtttttcaTTACGTTTTTGTGGTCATTTTGTTTATTAGAAACGAAGACTTCGGAAAGGGCTCGTACATAAACCACGTCCACGTGGGCTCCAACATAATGTAACGACCAGTTCCCCCAtccgttttaaatttttattttattttcgagaattttgtgaaatttgtcgaATTTCCAGAAGCTTAGACTTTTTATTATAtagttttttaagattttagaattttcagtaagttaattttgttgtatttttttatttatgaatttctCAGATTGGacataacttgaaaaaaaataacaaatgcagattttttttattttttatagtgtTAGGCTTTATGAAGttggtttatttttgaaattctgaattttcctaaaatttttatttttcaacaaaaaaaatcattttttaggcttttttgcattttattttttttaagattgtcgagaatttgtagaattcacacaattcttattttttttatttcatcttCTTTtggattcaaacatttttgtgatttttatttttttgttttgcaatttttatttttgtaatttaaagtttgtatttcaaatatttttttagattgtcGAGAATTTGTAGATTTAAcagaattcttgattttttcaaaaaatttcctttttttattttaacattcttgtagtttttaattttttgcaatttttaataacgtcatgattcgaaatccggacacttagtaccatattatttttgttatagctggcaaaaaatcatgtaataagttggaaatgtagaaatatcatcaggatataGTATAAATAGTCAGTTTTAagggaatgcatgcaaaatatgtcttttctaacaatttttcatcagaatttgaaaattaaaatgacttgttgtgcttcgaatcccggacactgataagagctgattcgaaatccggacacttttgcttcgaattccggacactcgattttacttatgaatagcacaaattt
Coding sequences:
- the LOC120426571 gene encoding REST corepressor isoform X1 — its product is MVLADRAVENVRNGRRSRGPSPNGHSATVVIAGGVTESSSDDENSRKNGNSSKATKAKSEYEEKIRVGRDYQAVCPDMVPAPERKPEQVNDRALLVWSPTKEIPDSKLEEYITVAKEKYGYNGEQALGMLFWHKHDLERAVLDLANFTPFPDEWTVEDKVLFEQAFQFHGKSFHRIRQMLPDKSIASLVKFYYSWKKTRSRTSVMDRQEKMKKNDSSENGSDHGSNEDSDDDKPATALAASVSLASSTTHTAISGGPSATALAATNGTDSGEPGKPSSSASAAAATAEADSAGVDSGEVTGEAGGPVTNGNGVPSSAAPTSLNCSGCGVTCSELNATPQGNLCGSCYHHWRRTGVLRPTSGPTFMNKRARNSALLGKSGDSHKRRPPRGMYINHDDIVKLADSAQSGAGGAGAAIGTGTGVGSTPDTTNLSVDLLAGMDREIVSLWSQIQLNKQAVSKLKATIEDTSAVIHPAEVQVVRFTSRWNNEELLLAVQGVRKFGRNFQAIADTIGTKTEAQLRTFYVNYRRKYNLDSVLKDYEEEQKLLLQEQLNITNNNNSKEDDSTTSVSELESAADTNSIAGERLLELGKKPGEQDIMEIDLDDEMVNGKKAAETGEVGGTASTSALPTGSATGAGSTAAAATVPPAADGTAMEVDDPVPDASAKLSESSSSSTIVIK